In Leptospira harrisiae, a genomic segment contains:
- the lepB gene encoding signal peptidase I, translating to MSKSKNKVPFKTRLLTFAIPLVVGLVSAVLVKYYVITPVHIPNQFMEPTLKNGSTAYFNRWFRSKQLGIGDVVLVRSPLDPNSVFIARIVGKPGDSIYVQKRMVFRNGTLLDPSSFPESASNEIPLIPPGKTESDDMPKLTVPEKSFFLLADNRELGVDSRTLGVVQESHVIATLW from the coding sequence ATGTCTAAATCCAAAAACAAAGTTCCATTCAAAACAAGACTTTTGACTTTTGCAATTCCTCTAGTAGTCGGACTGGTCTCTGCAGTTCTTGTGAAATACTATGTCATTACCCCAGTACACATTCCAAACCAATTTATGGAACCCACACTGAAGAATGGATCTACTGCTTATTTCAACAGATGGTTTCGTTCAAAACAATTAGGAATTGGTGATGTGGTTCTTGTTCGTTCTCCTCTGGATCCAAACTCAGTTTTTATAGCAAGGATTGTTGGCAAACCTGGAGACTCCATCTATGTACAAAAACGAATGGTTTTTCGGAATGGAACGCTCCTAGACCCATCCAGTTTTCCTGAATCTGCATCTAACGAAATTCCCTTGATCCCCCCCGGAAAAACGGAATCGGATGACATGCCAAAACTCACAGTTCCCGAAAAATCTTTTTTCTTACTTGCTGACAATCGAGAACTCGGAGTGGATTCAAGAACTTTGGGTGTGGTCCAAGAAAGCCATGTCATTGCCACTTTGTGGTAA
- a CDS encoding methyl-accepting chemotaxis protein encodes MRKLIKFIIFGLEGFNYGIGFPTLLAYIYFFTEWSGEEFQIILISTSISVFFILIFCFTFYWIRFASVSRIGKPECTKRDQIKAYFWLDHLAQVAMIDVIIRYAIGFLFVLGSLYFYQHSKNFVLMSEMAIGLGLTLAFTVIFQSIFIDYVENRFNTKGILLSIRIDHHKSINTRKLSRNLGFQTVLSFFAAILVLFIINYRMNFKQELDLVHTSMEQAVMDSETLMRVTLVDFRDRLTLSIFAENKLKDQIIRKDLQGIRSVLNDIQLKSTNHAVEALFFYKPEEGIFVSTNEYDRSKTGSIFFIEDVDLAKQGPLRHTSIRSRISGDIVSPYTLPVYQNDQFLGYVGGFLNIGKLSSFILGNIKIGTSGKVGFFDGDGTIVYYTNKKEIGNNAKSKLVFDTPFQKEEALGFVDSTEDGTLKRIFYVKNPEFNYIIFCIFENAELYEKTLTSLFTTLGISIIVVLLIGIITVLVIESKLKPLERIKLRISEMVKGNLQSDFYDSSRDEIGSMANAMFDFQTKLRQIVNQTQTVSNELTNTSSDIYESMLSLSDAAQNQAASSEEISASVEEITAGIESVAQRTETQSFTLVSLMKKMTELNQAVSDIDKKFQVADVRVEEITNDAKLGEKSLGEMKLSMDKIFQSSSEMTNVVEIIHNISEQINLLALNAAIEAARAGVSGRGFAVVADEISKLADKTAKSIDDIEELIKQNEGEIKQGQEKIDKSIVILSETISGVNSINQMTKEIRSVVRKQIETNEEVNEGVTQIRELSEMIKEATDEQKMAMLEISRSMAEINNHAQTTAMSSEGTKSSSQSMNQLSESLRREINYFHV; translated from the coding sequence ATGCGTAAATTGATCAAATTTATAATTTTTGGTCTAGAAGGTTTTAATTACGGAATCGGCTTCCCCACTCTCCTTGCTTATATTTACTTTTTTACAGAATGGTCGGGAGAAGAATTTCAAATTATTCTAATTTCCACATCCATTTCGGTCTTTTTTATCTTAATTTTTTGTTTCACTTTCTACTGGATTCGATTTGCCTCTGTCAGTCGCATTGGAAAACCGGAATGTACCAAACGAGACCAAATTAAGGCCTATTTTTGGTTGGATCATTTGGCACAAGTGGCCATGATTGATGTCATCATTCGCTATGCGATCGGTTTTTTGTTTGTCCTTGGTTCTTTATACTTTTACCAACATTCAAAAAACTTTGTACTTATGAGTGAAATGGCCATTGGTCTTGGATTGACCTTAGCCTTTACCGTCATCTTCCAATCCATTTTTATTGATTATGTAGAAAATAGATTTAATACCAAAGGCATCCTACTTTCGATCCGCATCGACCACCATAAAAGTATCAATACGAGAAAACTCTCTAGAAATTTGGGTTTCCAAACAGTTCTCTCATTTTTTGCAGCCATCCTTGTTTTATTTATCATCAATTACCGAATGAATTTTAAACAAGAATTGGATTTAGTCCATACCAGCATGGAACAAGCCGTTATGGATTCGGAAACACTGATGCGTGTTACCCTTGTTGACTTTCGAGACAGGCTCACACTTTCCATATTTGCTGAAAACAAACTCAAAGACCAAATTATAAGGAAAGATTTACAAGGAATTCGTTCCGTTTTAAACGATATCCAATTAAAAAGTACAAACCATGCTGTAGAAGCCCTCTTCTTTTATAAACCGGAAGAAGGAATTTTTGTATCAACTAATGAATACGATCGTTCCAAAACAGGTAGCATATTTTTTATTGAAGATGTTGATTTAGCAAAACAAGGCCCGCTGAGACATACAAGCATTCGTTCGCGCATTTCAGGAGATATTGTTTCTCCTTACACTCTCCCCGTATATCAAAATGATCAATTTTTAGGCTATGTTGGTGGATTTTTAAATATCGGAAAACTCTCGAGTTTCATTTTAGGAAATATTAAAATTGGAACTTCTGGTAAAGTTGGATTTTTTGATGGAGATGGAACCATCGTTTATTATACTAACAAAAAGGAAATTGGAAACAACGCCAAATCAAAGTTAGTTTTCGATACACCGTTTCAAAAAGAAGAAGCTCTGGGTTTTGTTGATTCCACAGAAGATGGAACTCTCAAACGGATTTTTTACGTCAAAAACCCCGAGTTTAATTATATTATTTTTTGCATATTTGAAAATGCTGAATTGTATGAAAAAACACTTACCAGTTTATTCACTACGCTCGGGATTTCCATTATCGTCGTACTTCTCATCGGAATCATTACAGTGCTTGTCATTGAATCCAAACTCAAACCATTAGAAAGAATCAAACTGCGAATTTCTGAAATGGTAAAAGGAAATTTACAATCAGATTTTTATGACTCAAGTCGCGATGAAATTGGAAGTATGGCAAACGCTATGTTTGACTTTCAAACCAAACTACGCCAAATCGTAAACCAAACCCAAACGGTTTCAAACGAACTCACAAATACGAGTTCGGATATTTATGAATCCATGTTGTCTTTGTCTGATGCTGCCCAAAACCAAGCAGCTAGTAGCGAAGAAATTTCGGCTTCCGTTGAAGAAATTACAGCAGGGATTGAAAGTGTAGCACAAAGAACCGAAACACAATCTTTTACCTTAGTCTCTCTCATGAAAAAGATGACTGAACTCAACCAGGCAGTGTCGGACATTGACAAAAAATTTCAAGTGGCAGACGTCAGAGTGGAAGAGATTACAAACGACGCAAAGTTAGGTGAAAAGTCTTTAGGGGAGATGAAACTTTCGATGGACAAAATTTTTCAATCTTCTTCTGAAATGACAAATGTTGTGGAAATCATCCATAACATTTCTGAACAAATCAACTTACTGGCATTAAACGCTGCCATCGAAGCTGCAAGGGCTGGAGTGAGCGGAAGAGGATTTGCTGTCGTTGCTGACGAAATATCAAAATTAGCTGACAAAACAGCCAAATCTATTGACGACATTGAAGAACTCATCAAACAAAACGAAGGTGAGATCAAACAAGGTCAGGAAAAAATCGACAAATCCATTGTAATTTTAAGTGAAACCATTTCTGGGGTAAACTCCATCAACCAAATGACAAAAGAAATACGGTCCGTTGTCAGAAAACAAATTGAAACCAATGAAGAAGTCAACGAAGGTGTAACACAAATTCGGGAACTCTCAGAAATGATCAAAGAAGCCACTGATGAACAAAAAATGGCGATGCTCGAAATTTCAAGATCCATGGCCGAGATTAACAACCATGCACAAACGACAGCGATGTCTAGCGAAGGAACAAAATCCAGTTCACAAAGCATGAACCAACTTTCAGAAAGTTTAAGAAGAGAGATCAACTATTTCCATGTCTAA
- the uvrC gene encoding excinuclease ABC subunit UvrC translates to MKDQLILKTIQEKIKNLGSQPGCYLWKNEEGIVIYVGKALKLQSRVRSYLNPNQKDRKTRALFVELYDLDWIATDTEKEALLLEATLIKKYNPKFNVRLKDDKKYPFLCVSTSEVFPMVFLTRNVKDNGDRYFGPFTDVKAARDTLELIHRIFPIRKTKLKLPLAKPQRPCLNFHMGRCLGPCQGNVTKETYGELVDEILSFLEGKKERLVAGLKTSMVQASERMEYERAGYLKARIEKINQVREKQTVVSMDGADEDILGISKRDDEGQVVILEVRGGRLEGKKSFPITGLSFSDDEEVFTSFLRDYYLNVSILPSVIFLPPSAKGNYDVFVEAITEKFGTSIKLKFPEMGPKKSLLRLAEKNADLSLTERILATKLRDQSVAMKELQEKLKLPALPRTIECYDISHFQGSSPVASGVMFVDGKPYKPGYRHYKMRGYDGINDPGMIHEVIARRLSHLMNEEEPLPDLIVIDGGLTQLSRAAEAANALELGHIPMVGLAKKREEIYFPGEKYPYSFDMHSPMMRLLRNLRDEAHRFGVTFQRVQRKKKALKTILDDIQDIGASRRKSILSYFQSKKKVTDATKEELQKVPGIGPVLAEKIYDGIQKLRKIEP, encoded by the coding sequence ATGAAAGACCAACTCATTCTAAAAACCATCCAAGAAAAGATTAAAAATTTAGGAAGCCAACCTGGATGTTACCTCTGGAAAAATGAGGAAGGAATAGTCATTTATGTTGGTAAAGCACTTAAACTTCAATCGAGAGTTCGTTCCTATTTAAATCCAAATCAAAAAGACCGCAAAACAAGGGCTCTTTTTGTGGAGTTGTATGACTTGGATTGGATTGCAACAGACACAGAAAAGGAAGCGTTGCTTCTTGAAGCCACCTTAATCAAAAAATACAATCCGAAGTTCAATGTTAGGTTAAAGGATGATAAAAAATATCCCTTCCTTTGTGTTTCTACAAGTGAAGTTTTTCCCATGGTATTTTTGACAAGAAATGTAAAAGACAATGGGGATCGCTACTTTGGTCCATTTACGGATGTGAAGGCAGCTCGCGATACATTAGAATTAATTCATAGAATCTTTCCAATTCGCAAAACTAAACTAAAACTCCCACTCGCAAAGCCACAAAGGCCTTGTCTGAATTTTCATATGGGTCGATGTCTTGGTCCTTGTCAAGGGAATGTCACAAAGGAAACCTACGGAGAATTAGTGGATGAGATCCTTAGTTTTTTGGAAGGAAAAAAGGAACGATTGGTTGCAGGACTTAAAACTTCGATGGTCCAAGCTTCCGAACGAATGGAGTATGAACGAGCAGGTTACCTAAAAGCAAGGATCGAAAAAATCAACCAAGTCCGTGAAAAACAAACTGTTGTCAGTATGGACGGTGCTGATGAAGATATATTAGGAATCAGCAAACGAGATGATGAAGGTCAAGTTGTCATTTTAGAAGTGAGAGGAGGAAGGTTAGAAGGGAAAAAATCGTTTCCGATCACAGGTTTATCTTTTTCCGATGATGAAGAAGTATTCACATCGTTTCTACGTGATTATTATTTAAATGTTTCAATTCTTCCTAGTGTAATTTTTTTACCTCCTTCTGCAAAAGGAAACTATGATGTTTTTGTAGAGGCTATTACTGAAAAATTTGGAACATCGATCAAACTGAAGTTTCCGGAAATGGGTCCCAAAAAATCTCTTCTTCGTTTGGCGGAAAAAAATGCGGATCTAAGTTTGACCGAACGGATTCTTGCTACAAAACTTCGTGACCAATCAGTAGCGATGAAAGAACTCCAAGAAAAACTAAAACTTCCTGCTTTACCAAGAACCATAGAATGTTATGATATTTCTCACTTCCAAGGATCATCACCAGTTGCGAGTGGTGTGATGTTTGTGGATGGAAAACCTTATAAACCTGGTTACAGACATTATAAAATGCGCGGTTATGATGGAATCAATGATCCTGGTATGATCCATGAAGTAATTGCTAGGCGACTCAGTCATTTAATGAACGAAGAAGAACCTCTTCCTGATTTAATTGTCATCGATGGAGGTCTGACCCAATTATCACGTGCAGCCGAAGCCGCCAATGCATTAGAACTTGGTCATATTCCCATGGTGGGACTTGCCAAAAAGAGAGAAGAGATTTATTTTCCTGGAGAAAAGTATCCTTATAGTTTTGATATGCATTCGCCGATGATGCGCCTACTTAGAAATTTACGTGACGAAGCTCATAGATTTGGCGTTACCTTCCAACGGGTGCAAAGAAAGAAAAAAGCATTAAAAACCATTTTGGATGATATTCAAGACATTGGTGCAAGCAGGCGAAAAAGTATTCTTTCCTATTTTCAATCGAAAAAGAAAGTCACTGATGCCACAAAAGAGGAATTACAAAAGGTTCCGGGCATCGGACCAGTCCTTGCTGAAAAAATTTATGATGGAATCCAAAAACTAAGGAAAATAGAACCATAA